The following are encoded together in the Lathyrus oleraceus cultivar Zhongwan6 chromosome 3, CAAS_Psat_ZW6_1.0, whole genome shotgun sequence genome:
- the LOC127125709 gene encoding uncharacterized protein LOC127125709, with protein MESNGLGGGIFPSSTINNGFIGVENPSKQQQNSHTLHHHHHHHQMVSYDQPHPSIKQTYPSYSSKSIMSNKAHQQINLSDEDEPCFGADEASGGGDPKRKGSPWHRMKWTDTMVRLLIMAVYYIGDEAGTSEIGVDNKKKVSGLLQKKGKWKSVSKGMMEKGYYVSPQQCEDKFNDLNKRYKRVNDIVGKGTACRVVENQSLLDSMDLSTKLKDEARKLLNSKHLFFREMCAYHNSCGHGNNTLQQQQSSNETQPQQQHPPQQQQQQQPQQEQQQQCLHSSNGVGMLKLKGKSGGEDEEDEDEDEWEEDSEEEEEESGEDENNDHSRKKSRRVSVSVSSTAMMQQLSSEVTNVLQDGVKSCWEKKQWMKKRVVQLGEERVNYHVEAFEIEKQRLKWKRFSSNKEREMERQKLENERKCLEIDRMVLLLRQKEVELQNTQQMQQQQHSST; from the coding sequence ATGGAATCCAATGGACTAGGTGGTGGAATATTTCCTAGTTCTACCATAAACAATGGATTTATAGGTGTAGAAAACCCttcaaaacaacaacaaaattcTCACACtttgcatcatcatcatcatcatcaccaaatGGTTTCCTATGATCAACCCCATCCATCAATAAAACAAACCTATCCTTCTTACTCATCAAAATCCATCATGAGCAACAAGGCACATCAACAAATCAACCTCAGTGATGAAGATGAGCCGTGTTTTGGAGCAGATGAAGCCTCTGGTGGTGGTGATCCAAAGAGGAAAGGATCACCATGGCATAGAATGAAATGGACAGATACAATGGTAAGGCTCTTGATAATGGCTGTTTATTACATCGGTGATGAAGCGGGTACTTCGGAGATAGGGGTTGATAATAAAAAGAAAGTGAGTGGCTTGTTACAGAAGAAAGGTAAATGGAAATCGGTTTCTAAAGGGATGATGGAGAAAGGATACTATGTTTCGCCTCAACAATGTGAAGACAAGTTCAATGATTTGAACAAAAGGTACAAAAGGGTTAACGATATTGTCGGAAAAGGAACAGCTTGTAGGGTTGTTGAGAATCAAAGCTTGTTGGATAGTATGGATTTGTCTACCAAACTTAAAGATGAAGCTAGAAAGCTTTTGAATTCTAAGCATCTTTTCTTTAGAGAAATGTGCGCATATCATAATAGTTGTGGCCATGGGAACAATACTTTGCAGCAGCAACAGTCTTCGAACGAGACTCAACCACAGCAGCAGCATCCACCacagcagcaacaacagcaacaacctcAGCAGGAGCAGCAACAACAATGTTTGCATTCGTCGAACGGTGTAGGAATGTTGAAACTGAAAGGAAAAAGCggaggagaagatgaagaggacGAAGACGAGGATGAATGGGAGGAAGATTCTGAAGAGGAGGAGGAAGAATCAGGGGAAGATGAGAATAATGATCATTCGAGGAAGAAGTCACGGAGGGTTTCGGTTTCGGTTTCATCGACGGCGATGATGCAACAGCTGAGTAGCGAAGTGACGAACGTGTTGCAAGACGGAGTGAAGAGTTGTTGGGAGAAGAAGCAATGGATGAAGAAGAGGGTTGTGCAGTTGGGAGAAGAACGAGTGAACTATCATGTTGAAGCGTTTGAGATTGAGAAACAAAGGTTGAAATGGAAGAGGTTTAGTAGTAACAAAGAGAGGGAAATGGAGAGGCAGAAGCTTGAAAATGAAAGGAAGTGTTTGGAAATTGATAGAATGGTTTTGTTGCTTCGGCAGAAGGAGGTTGAATTGCAGAATACTCAGCAGATGCAGCAGCAACAGCATTCTTCTACTTAG